The genomic DNA GATCGCCGCATGATCTCGCTCGTCGTCCCGGTCCGGGACGAGCCCGCCGGGTGGCCGGAGAACTTCCTCCCGGTCGCGGCCGATTTCGAGATCGTCGTCGTCGACGGCAGCTCGCGCTCGGCCTCTTCCGGGATCCCCGGCGGCCGCCTGCTCGCGCTCCCGGGGACGTCTCGCGGCGCCCGGCTGCACGCCGGAGCCCTGGCGGCGGGCGGCGACGTGCTCTTCTTCCTGCACGGCGACTCCCGCCCGCCCGCCGATGCGCGGATGCGCATCGAGGAGGCCCTCCGCCGGGGGGCGGACGCCGGATGTTTCCGCCTCGCCTACCGCGACGCGGGCGCCGCTCTTCGATGGATCGCGTGGTGGGCGAACGTCCGGACGCGGCGGCTCCGGCTCCCGTTCGGCGATCAGGGGATCTTCTGCACCCGGGAGGCGTACGTCGCCGCCGGAGGCTTCCGCGACCTCCCGATCTGCGACGATCTCGATTTCGTCCGCCGGCTCCGCAGGAGGCGGCGGTTCGCGGTGCTCGACGCCCGTTGCGTGGCGTCTCCCCGCCGTTATCGCGGCCGCGCCGTTCGGCAGGTCCTCGTCGACGCGCTCGTCGTCGCCGGCTATTTCGCCGGGGTCGCGCCGGGAACGCTGGAGCGGTGGTACCGGGGATAGGCGGAGGAATCCGCCTTCGACGCCCGGGCGGCGTCACACCATTTTCAGCAGGTGCCCCATCTTGTTCTTCTTCGCTTCGAGATAGCGCTTCGTGTTCTCGGTCGGACGCACTTCGAGCGGCACGCGCTCCACGATCGACAGCCCGTATCCGTCGATCGCGACGTATTTCGACGGGTTGTTCGTCATCAGGCGCATCTTCCGGACGCCGAGATCCCGGAGGATCTGGCAGCCGACGCCGTAGTCCCGGATGTCGGGGGGGAAGCCGAGCTTCTCGTTCGCCGACACGGTGTCGTGGCCCTGGTCCTGCAGCTCGTACGCCTTCAGCTTGTTGAACAGCCCGATCCCCCGCCCCTCCTGGAGCAGATAGAGGAGGACGCCCCGCCCCTCGGCGGCGATCTTCTCCATCGCGAGCCTCAGCTGTTCGCCGCAGTCGCAGCGCGAGGAACCGAACACGTCGCCCGTCAGGCACTGCGAGTGCACCCGCACCAGGACCGGCTCGTCCTCGCGGATCTCTCCGGCCACCAGCGCGACGTGCTCCTCGTGGGTGACGTCGCTCCGGTACGCGACCACGCGGAAATCCCCGTGGGCCGTGGGGAGAGCGGG from Thermoanaerobaculia bacterium includes the following:
- the ribA gene encoding GTP cyclohydrolase II produces the protein PALPTAHGDFRVVAYRSDVTHEEHVALVAGEIREDEPVLVRVHSQCLTGDVFGSSRCDCGEQLRLAMEKIAAEGRGVLLYLLQEGRGIGLFNKLKAYELQDQGHDTVSANEKLGFPPDIRDYGVGCQILRDLGVRKMRLMTNNPSKYVAIDGYGLSIVERVPLEVRPTENTKRYLEAKKNKMGHLLKMV